The following proteins are co-located in the Halarcobacter sp. genome:
- the napA gene encoding nitrate reductase catalytic subunit NapA: MSLSRRDFLKSSAAASAAAAVGMSVPSNLSAATQTAEAGWRWDKAACRFCGTGCGIMMATKNGKIVAVKGDPAAPVNRGLNCIKGYFNAKIMYGADRLKTPLLRVNAKGEFDKNGKFAPVSWQRAFDEMEVHIKKALKASGPEGVGVFASGQYTIMEGYAAQKMMKAGFRSNAIDPNARHCMASAVVGFYQTFGIDEPSGCYDDIELTDTVVSWGSNMAEMHPILWSRVTDRKLSNPDKVKVVNISTYRHRTSDLADMEIIFTPNTDLALWNYIAHEIVFNHPEEIDWDFVKKHIVFAASPVNMGYGMRRAGEKSLKEGKYSNKEMETISKEMKKKVSQTEAPALAPYGYKAGDTMENNPAGLKHWEISFEEYKKFLEPYTLDYVAKISKGNPDEDIEVFKKKLKDLAALYIEKNRRVVSFWTMGMNQHTRGTWVNTLAYNVHFLLNKQAKPGSGAFSLTGQPSACGTAREVGTFCHRLPADMMVKNPAHRKITENRWKIPEGTLNPVGNQHIMKIHRDIEDGVIKFAWVNVCNPYQDTASASHWIKAARQMDNFIVCSDGYPGISAKVSDLILPSAMIYEKWGAYGNAERRTQHWRQQVLPIGDSMSDTWQWVELAKRFTIKDLWGEYTLRNGKKLPNVIAKAKEMGYDENTTMYDILFANKEAKSYKLNPEDPIQKGYDNSEGFGDSRNVVGSDGEIWKGYGFFIQKYLFEEYAWFGRGHAHDLADFDTYHRVRGLKWPVVDGKETQWRFNTKYDPYAKKYGKETGHTDFAFYGKLAKALPSGDLLGVKNKTKTALKNKAKIFARPYMDPPEVPNEEYPLWLSTGRVLEHWHSGTMTMRVPELYRAVPEALCYMHPEDAKKHDLKQGGLCWVESRRGKVKARVETRGRNRPSRGLVFVPWFDEKVFINKVCLDATCPQSKQTDFKKCAVKIYKA; the protein is encoded by the coding sequence ATGTCACTTTCAAGAAGAGATTTTCTAAAAAGCTCTGCCGCAGCTTCTGCCGCAGCAGCAGTTGGCATGAGCGTACCAAGTAATTTAAGTGCAGCTACCCAAACAGCCGAGGCTGGTTGGCGATGGGATAAGGCAGCATGTAGATTCTGTGGTACAGGATGTGGAATAATGATGGCAACAAAAAATGGAAAAATTGTTGCAGTAAAAGGTGATCCTGCAGCGCCAGTAAATAGAGGATTAAACTGTATTAAAGGGTACTTTAATGCAAAAATTATGTATGGAGCAGATAGATTAAAAACTCCACTTTTAAGAGTAAATGCCAAAGGTGAGTTTGATAAAAATGGTAAATTTGCTCCTGTATCTTGGCAAAGAGCTTTTGATGAGATGGAAGTTCATATCAAAAAAGCTTTAAAAGCTTCAGGTCCAGAAGGTGTTGGTGTATTTGCTTCAGGACAATATACAATTATGGAAGGTTATGCAGCTCAAAAAATGATGAAAGCTGGATTTAGATCTAATGCCATTGATCCAAATGCTAGACATTGTATGGCTTCAGCTGTTGTTGGTTTCTACCAAACTTTTGGTATTGATGAACCAAGTGGATGTTATGATGATATTGAACTTACTGATACAGTTGTATCTTGGGGTTCAAATATGGCAGAGATGCACCCTATTTTATGGTCAAGGGTTACAGATAGAAAACTATCTAATCCTGATAAAGTAAAAGTTGTAAATATATCAACATATAGACATAGAACATCAGATTTAGCAGATATGGAAATCATATTTACACCAAATACAGATTTGGCATTATGGAACTATATTGCTCATGAAATTGTATTTAATCATCCAGAAGAGATTGATTGGGATTTTGTAAAAAAACATATTGTTTTTGCTGCAAGTCCAGTTAATATGGGTTATGGTATGAGAAGAGCTGGTGAAAAATCTTTAAAAGAAGGTAAATATTCTAATAAAGAGATGGAAACAATTTCTAAAGAGATGAAAAAGAAAGTTTCTCAAACAGAAGCACCTGCACTTGCTCCTTATGGTTATAAAGCTGGTGATACTATGGAGAATAATCCTGCTGGATTAAAACATTGGGAAATCTCTTTTGAAGAATATAAAAAATTCTTAGAGCCATATACTTTAGATTATGTAGCAAAAATCTCTAAAGGTAATCCCGATGAGGATATAGAAGTTTTCAAGAAAAAACTTAAAGATTTAGCAGCACTATATATTGAAAAAAATAGAAGAGTTGTATCATTCTGGACAATGGGTATGAACCAACATACAAGAGGTACGTGGGTTAATACTTTAGCATACAATGTTCACTTCTTGCTTAATAAACAAGCAAAACCTGGTTCAGGTGCATTTTCACTTACTGGACAACCTAGTGCTTGCGGTACAGCAAGAGAAGTTGGAACTTTCTGCCACAGATTACCTGCTGATATGATGGTTAAAAATCCAGCTCATAGAAAAATCACTGAAAATAGATGGAAAATCCCTGAAGGAACATTAAATCCAGTTGGAAATCAGCACATTATGAAAATCCATAGAGATATTGAAGATGGTGTAATAAAATTTGCCTGGGTAAATGTTTGTAATCCATACCAAGATACAGCAAGTGCAAGTCACTGGATTAAAGCAGCTAGACAAATGGATAACTTTATTGTTTGTTCAGATGGATACCCTGGTATCTCAGCAAAAGTATCTGATCTTATTTTACCAAGTGCTATGATTTATGAAAAATGGGGAGCATATGGTAATGCAGAAAGAAGAACTCAACATTGGAGACAACAAGTATTACCAATTGGTGATTCTATGTCTGATACATGGCAATGGGTTGAATTAGCAAAAAGATTTACCATAAAAGATTTATGGGGTGAATATACGCTAAGAAATGGTAAAAAACTTCCTAATGTTATTGCTAAAGCAAAAGAGATGGGATACGATGAAAACACTACTATGTATGATATTCTTTTTGCAAACAAAGAAGCTAAAAGCTATAAATTAAATCCAGAAGACCCTATCCAAAAAGGTTATGATAACTCTGAAGGGTTTGGTGATAGTAGAAATGTAGTAGGTAGTGATGGAGAGATTTGGAAAGGTTATGGTTTCTTTATTCAAAAATATCTATTTGAAGAGTATGCTTGGTTTGGTAGAGGGCACGCTCATGACTTAGCAGACTTTGATACATATCATAGGGTTAGAGGACTTAAATGGCCAGTAGTAGATGGTAAAGAGACTCAATGGAGATTTAATACTAAATATGATCCTTATGCAAAAAAATATGGAAAAGAAACAGGACATACAGATTTTGCTTTCTATGGAAAACTTGCTAAAGCTCTTCCTAGTGGAGATCTGCTTGGTGTTAAAAATAAAACTAAAACAGCATTAAAAAATAAAGCAAAAATATTTGCTAGACCCTATATGGATCCACCAGAAGTTCCAAATGAAGAGTATCCATTATGGTTAAGTACAGGTAGAGTTTTAGAACACTGGCATAGTGGAACTATGACAATGAGAGTTCCTGAACTATATAGAGCAGTTCCTGAAGCATTATGTTATATGCATCCAGAAGATGCAAAAAAACATGACTTAAAACAAGGTGGACTTTGTTGGGTTGAATCAAGACGTGGTAAGGTAAAAGCTAGAGTTGAAACAAGGGGTAGAAATAGACCTTCAAGAGGTTTAGTATTTGTACCATGGTTCGATGAGAAAGTATTTATAAATAAAGTTTGTTTAGATGCAACTTGTCCACAATCAAAACAAACAGACTTTAAAAAATGTGCAGTTAAGATATATAAAGCGTAA
- the napG gene encoding ferredoxin-type protein NapG, which yields MKSEEISDRRKFFLTVARAAGIAALGGLIWSAYIDEVTASELTLRPPGALDEEDFLKTCIKCGMCVEACPYDTLKLAKPGDNKPLGTPFFEPRETPCYMCTDIPCVPVCPTDALDLNKVSTNGKLDINQAQMGVAVVDTKNCIAFWGIQCDACYRACPLLDVAIKLEYTKNERTGKHAFLKPIVDSDFCTGCGLCERACVTENASIFILPKEVALGRAGDYYIKGWDKNDEKRLENATSKTTTTEISKEKAIDSLNDMGGLLDD from the coding sequence ATGAAAAGTGAAGAGATAAGTGACAGAAGAAAATTCTTTCTAACCGTGGCAAGAGCAGCTGGAATTGCTGCTCTTGGTGGTTTAATTTGGAGTGCATATATTGATGAAGTAACAGCATCAGAACTTACTCTAAGACCACCTGGAGCATTAGATGAAGAAGATTTTCTAAAAACATGCATCAAATGTGGAATGTGTGTAGAAGCATGTCCATATGACACACTAAAATTGGCAAAACCAGGAGATAATAAACCATTAGGGACTCCTTTTTTTGAACCAAGAGAGACTCCATGTTATATGTGTACAGATATACCATGTGTTCCTGTTTGTCCAACAGATGCTTTAGATTTAAATAAAGTTAGTACAAATGGAAAACTAGATATCAATCAAGCACAAATGGGAGTTGCTGTAGTAGATACAAAAAATTGTATAGCCTTTTGGGGTATTCAATGTGATGCATGTTATAGAGCCTGTCCCTTATTAGATGTTGCTATAAAACTAGAATATACAAAAAATGAAAGAACTGGAAAACATGCTTTTTTAAAACCAATTGTTGATAGTGATTTTTGTACAGGTTGTGGTCTTTGTGAAAGGGCTTGTGTAACAGAGAATGCATCAATATTTATCCTACCAAAAGAGGTAGCTCTAGGACGTGCTGGAGATTATTATATAAAAGGTTGGGATAAAAATGATGAAAAAAGACTTGAAAATGCAACTAGTAAAACAACCACCACAGAGATTAGTAAAGAAAAAGCTATAGATTCATTAAATGATATGGGAGGACTTTTAGATGATTAA
- a CDS encoding nitrate reductase cytochrome c-type subunit, which produces MKLVTKLGLGLAVTSFIVFIGCSQAQPTYSEESLGLRKVDLYTENTVMPEETKYNKASPSSSKTIARAFQDAPPMIPHDTEGMLPITVNNNQCVSCHAPEVAPSLGALPYPKSHMINFRPDTHLAKDGKIVKNGKEIDNTSSEKLEYVTIKNINKLSGARFNCSQCHAPQSEGELVGNTFQPDFTNKDGMKKSSWTGSKLTEGLDTLME; this is translated from the coding sequence ATGAAACTTGTTACTAAACTTGGGCTTGGTTTAGCAGTAACTTCATTTATTGTATTTATAGGTTGTAGTCAAGCTCAACCAACATATTCTGAAGAATCTTTAGGATTAAGAAAGGTTGACCTTTATACTGAAAATACAGTTATGCCTGAAGAAACTAAATACAATAAAGCATCACCTAGTAGCTCTAAAACAATAGCTAGAGCTTTTCAAGATGCACCACCAATGATTCCACATGATACTGAAGGTATGTTGCCTATTACAGTAAACAACAATCAATGTGTTAGTTGTCATGCACCTGAAGTTGCTCCATCACTTGGAGCTTTACCATATCCTAAATCACACATGATTAACTTTAGACCAGATACACATTTAGCTAAAGATGGGAAAATAGTAAAAAATGGAAAAGAGATTGATAATACTTCAAGCGAAAAACTTGAATATGTTACAATCAAAAATATAAATAAACTAAGTGGTGCAAGATTTAATTGTTCACAATGCCATGCACCACAAAGTGAAGGTGAATTAGTAGGAAATACATTTCAACCTGATTTCACAAATAAAGATGGTATGAAAAAATCTAGTTGGACAGGTTCTAAACTTACTGAAGGTTTAGATACTTTAATGGAATAA
- a CDS encoding ferredoxin-type protein NapF → MKRRELFSSLANSFSKKEVQESQIRPPYYKELDSFHKECINCNNECATFCEENIIVIQDDNTPIIDFNLGGCTYCDQCAINCPNDVLTLEFKKKIDSKIEIDILKCMSWHNTMCFSCKDPCLDDAIKFLGMFRPSIDDNTCTNCGFCISICPSEAIKIIKEM, encoded by the coding sequence ATGAAAAGAAGAGAGCTTTTTAGCTCTCTTGCCAACTCTTTTTCTAAAAAAGAAGTGCAAGAGAGTCAAATCAGACCACCATACTATAAAGAATTAGATTCTTTTCACAAAGAGTGTATTAACTGTAATAATGAATGCGCCACTTTTTGTGAAGAAAATATAATAGTTATTCAAGATGATAATACACCAATAATAGATTTTAATCTTGGAGGATGCACTTATTGCGACCAATGTGCAATAAATTGCCCTAATGATGTATTAACATTAGAATTTAAAAAAAAGATTGATTCTAAAATTGAAATTGATATACTTAAATGCATGAGTTGGCATAATACAATGTGTTTTTCTTGTAAAGATCCTTGTTTAGATGATGCAATTAAATTTTTAGGAATGTTTAGACCTTCAATTGATGATAATACTTGTACAAATTGTGGATTTTGTATATCGATATGTCCAAGTGAAGCAATTAAAATTATTAAGGAGATGTAA
- a CDS encoding WD40 repeat domain-containing protein encodes MLKLLLLFTFIINLNAIEKLEPKNTFITTGDVQDIKIKNNLLYAATSNGTVEIYNINTKEKEKTIKIPNIKDFMGDLIASKIYSIDLIKNKILIVAQGMKGYRNIYIYENNNLKKIIDINKKFYVQKAYFVDNDKIIFALLSNQIALYNINTKKLKYLIQISASSFSDFIISEDKNELATTDESGIVRKLNIKNGKVIKQFKALNLDKVYQLDYKNNTIITAGQDRKASIYTPQSSYKLDFDFLLYSCALSSDAKLGAIAFNEKNDVLIFNTYTKEYLYNLTGQDATVTKILFKTNKEIFISSDSNKINHFYFKGVKK; translated from the coding sequence ATGTTAAAATTATTATTACTATTTACTTTTATCATTAACCTAAATGCAATAGAAAAATTAGAGCCTAAGAATACATTTATTACAACAGGTGATGTACAAGATATTAAAATCAAAAACAATTTATTATATGCAGCAACAAGCAATGGTACAGTTGAAATATATAATATCAATACAAAAGAAAAAGAAAAAACAATCAAAATACCTAATATAAAAGATTTTATGGGAGATTTAATAGCTTCTAAAATATATTCTATTGATTTAATTAAAAATAAAATACTAATAGTTGCTCAAGGGATGAAAGGTTATAGAAATATATATATTTATGAAAATAATAATTTAAAAAAGATAATAGATATAAATAAAAAATTTTATGTACAAAAAGCTTATTTTGTTGACAATGATAAGATAATATTCGCCCTACTAAGTAACCAAATAGCCTTATATAATATAAATACAAAAAAACTAAAATATTTAATTCAAATTAGTGCTTCATCTTTTTCAGATTTTATAATAAGTGAGGATAAAAATGAACTTGCAACTACAGATGAAAGTGGTATTGTAAGAAAATTAAATATCAAAAATGGAAAAGTAATAAAACAATTTAAGGCACTTAATTTAGATAAAGTTTATCAATTAGATTATAAAAACAATACTATTATAACTGCTGGACAAGATAGAAAAGCAAGTATCTATACACCTCAATCTAGTTACAAATTAGATTTTGATTTTTTATTATATAGTTGTGCTTTAAGTTCAGATGCAAAGTTGGGTGCAATTGCTTTTAATGAAAAAAATGATGTGCTTATATTTAATACATATACAAAAGAATATTTATATAATTTAACAGGTCAAGATGCAACTGTTACTAAAATTTTATTTAAAACAAATAAAGAAATATTTATCAGTAGTGATAGTAATAAAATCAATCATTTTTATTTTAAAGGAGTTAAAAAATGA
- a CDS encoding chaperone NapD: MNISSIVVQTTPKYLEQVVEELKNCKFCDYHLHDEKGRIIITIEGNGVKEELEKLRVIEAIPHVVSADMQMAYSEDELDEHIEVLENSDAVPKMLNDENVDPDKIIYRGDLKRKDLEGFAQEFDKVD; this comes from the coding sequence ATGAACATCTCAAGTATTGTAGTTCAAACTACACCAAAATATTTAGAACAAGTAGTAGAAGAGTTAAAAAACTGTAAATTTTGTGATTATCATCTACATGATGAAAAAGGTAGAATCATAATAACTATTGAAGGAAACGGAGTTAAAGAAGAACTTGAAAAATTGAGAGTTATTGAAGCAATACCTCATGTAGTATCAGCAGATATGCAAATGGCCTATAGTGAGGATGAATTAGATGAGCACATTGAAGTTTTAGAAAACTCAGATGCTGTTCCCAAAATGTTGAATGATGAAAATGTTGACCCAGATAAAATCATCTACAGAGGTGATTTAAAAAGAAAAGATTTAGAAGGCTTTGCACAAGAATTTGATAAGGTTGATTAG
- a CDS encoding PAS domain-containing protein, with protein MEYNNSEFLIETLVPKNELIISRTDLKGNITYANETFAYISGYKIEELIGKPHNIVRHPDMPKRVFKQIWKKLKRNQRWEGVIKNLRKDSGYYWVFATISGVYKNEKLIEYKSIRTPITYNDKLKYQKLYDEYRNRDKDNIRKVVYT; from the coding sequence ATGGAATATAATAATAGTGAATTTCTAATTGAAACATTGGTACCAAAAAATGAATTAATTATCTCAAGGACAGATTTAAAAGGTAATATTACATATGCAAATGAAACATTTGCATATATAAGTGGATATAAGATTGAAGAATTAATAGGAAAACCACATAATATAGTAAGACATCCAGATATGCCAAAAAGAGTTTTTAAACAAATATGGAAAAAACTTAAAAGAAACCAAAGATGGGAAGGTGTTATAAAAAACCTAAGAAAAGACTCTGGGTACTATTGGGTTTTTGCAACAATCAGTGGTGTATATAAAAATGAAAAACTTATTGAATATAAATCAATCAGGACACCCATTACCTACAATGATAAACTAAAATATCAAAAACTATATGATGAATATAGAAATCGTGATAAAGATAATATTAGAAAAGTAGTGTATACATAA